Genomic DNA from Lysobacterales bacterium:
GCGCGATGGTCGACCCGGCGCTTGATCCCTCGGGTCCGTTGACGATCACCCAGACTGCGGCGATCAGCGGCGGCGCCGATATCTACGGCGGCGACAATGCCGCCACCGATGTCGACCTGGTCACGCCGGTCCTGTTCGCCGATGGCTTCGAAACCACGCCGGCCACCCATGCGCCGCAGGCCGCACCAGGCGACGACTGTGTGGACGCCACCTGCCCATTACCCTCAAGCCACTCCCACGCCTCGACCATGGACGCACGATGAGCAAGGAAGTCCGCAATCTCTTGATCGCACTGCTGGTCGGGCTGCTCGCGGGCTGGTTGCTCGCGGGCGCCGGGGCCGGTCGCGGGCGTGCCGCACCTTCCGCCTGGATTGCGCAGGTCGGCGACAGCTACATCACCGCCGACATGTTCATCGCCGAGATGCACCGGCGCGGCGGCAAGACGCCCGGGCAATACCAGGACATCGTGCAGAAGCGCGCCTTGCTCGACGACATGGTGTTGCGCCAGGCCCTGGTCACCGCTGCGCATCAGGATGCGCTCGAGGATGATGTGGGTTCGGCACCTGCTCGATCAGGTGCTGACCAACCAGTATCTGCAACGCACCCTGCGCACGCAGCAGCAGGCGATCAAGATCAGCGAGGAGGAAGTGCGCGCGCATTACGACGCGCACGCCGCCGACTACGTCGTGCCGGCGCGACGACGCGTGGCGATGGTGCAGATCCAGGTGCCGGCCGATGCCAGCGACGAGATCTGGGCGAATGCGCTGGAGCGCGGCGAACAGGCGCTGGCGAAGGCACGCAAGCCCGGCCCCAACGTGCCGCATTTCGGCGAAATCGCGCGCGAGTATTCGCAGGACCAGGCCAGCCGCTACCGCGGCGGCATGATCGGCTGGATCAGCGAAGGCCAGAAGGCGCGCTACCGCTACGACCCCGTGGTGCTGGACGCCGCCCTGTCGGCGGCGAAGGCCGGCGATTTCGCGCCCGTGCTGCGCGGCAAGGATGCGGTGTACCTGGTGCGCGTCGTCGACATCGAGCCGCAGCGCGAGCGCCAGTTCGACCAGCTCGCCACCGGCATCCAGCAACGCCTGATGCAGGAACGCCTCGCCGCCACGGAAGCCGCATTTCGCAAGGACCTGCTGAAGCGCACGCGCGTGCAGGTGCGCGAATCCGAACTCGAACGTATCGACCCGCTGGCGCCGCCGGCGGAGCAGCAACCGCCGCAACCGCCGGCGATGCCCAACCAGTGAACCGGGAAACGATCATGCCGACGCGACGATTCCTCCATTTCGCCACCTTGCCGCTCCTCGCGCTCGCCTTGTGTTGGGGCAGTGCCGTCGTGGCGGCCAGCGTGCAGCAGGTGATCACCCTGCAGCCGGGCTGGAACGCGATCCACGTCGAGGTCGAGCCCGAACATCCGGAGATCGAGACCGTGTTCGCCGGCGTTCCGGTGCTGAGCGTGTGGCGCTTCATGCCCGATGCCGGCGGCGCGCAGTTCATCCGTGACCCGGCCGAGGGACTGGAAAACATCGAAGGCTGGTTCGGCTGGTTCCCGCAGCCGCGGCCGGAGGCCTTCCTCAGCAATCTGTTCCTGATCGACGGGGGGACGTCGTACCTGGTCCGCGTCGATGGCGGTGCGACCCACCAGATCACTCTGACCGGCAAGCCGAAGTTCCGTGCGCCGCGCTGGCAGCCGAATGCGTTCACGCTCACCGGCCTGCCGGTGGTGCCGGCGAACGGGCCGAGCTTTGCTGAATACTTTGCGGCGTCCGACGCCCACACCGGCCAACCGGTGTATCGCCTCTCGCAGAACGGACAATGCGGGCTGGTCACGACCCCGCGAGCACGGTGATCGAGTCAGGCCATGCCTACTGGATCTACACCGACGGCAATTCGAACCTGGGGACCGATGCAAGTCATCCTCGACCGTAAGGGGCGGAGTCGCTGGAATTCAGCGCTGCGCTCGACGAGATCCGGGTCGTGCTGCGCAATCGCAGCGGTGCCGCAGGCAGCTTCCAGGTCCAGCGCATCAGCGACGGCGCGATGCCGCTGCAGTTCCGCAACGAAGACCCCGAAACCCAGGAGGTCGGCTGGCCGGACCTGCAGAACACCCTGGTGCTGGATGCGCCGGCCGACAAGGATGTGTTCCTGACGCTCGCGGTACAGCGCCGCGCCTTCGCCGCCGACCGCATGGAAGACATTCTCGCGATCACCGACGAGAACGGGCAACGCGTCCTGCTCGCGGTCGGCGGTGACACCAAGCAGCCCCAGGCGGGGGCGCGCATCGGCGGCAAACAGGTCGCGACCGTCACCAGCTTCGCCGGTCTGTGGGTCGGCGACGTGCTGATCGACGCGGTGAGCCAGGCGCAGACCGGCGGCACCTTGCCGACGCCGACCAACCGGCCGTTCAAGCAGCGCTTCCTGATCCACGTGAATGCGTCCGGCGAGGCACGCCTGCTCAAGGACGTGATCCAGATGTGGCAGGACGGCACCTATCAGCCGAGTGCGATCGATCCCAGTCTCAACGAAGTCGACGAGCCCGGTCGCTACGTGCTGATCACCGACAAGAACCTGATCGGCCTGTATTCCGGTGCGACCAATGTCGACGGTGCTTCCGTCGGCATCCGCTACAGCACCGTCGCCTACGATTTCAGTGCCGCGACCCTGGTCTTCGCCGGCAACTTCGGTCCCGGCAACGAGATCAGCACCAGCGTGGTCGTGGCGCCGGAACTGCCGACCAATCCGTTCCTGCATCGCTACCACCCCGACCATGACAACCTCGATGCCAATTTCCTGAATCCGAGGCGCCGAGCCTGCGGGTCGTGCGCAATGTCCGTTTTGGCTTTACCAGCGAGGCCGAGCGGCGGTGCGGTGCCGGGCTGGGGCGACTCGCTGGTCGGCGGCACGTTCTCGGAATCCATCACCGGCCGCACAAAGAACCCGATCTTCACCTCCGGCTGTTCCGGCTGCGGCGCGTTTCCGCCGTGCCGGTACTCAACCAGTAGCAGGGGAATCAGCGCATGTTCGCGTATCGTTTCAACCGCATCATCGCTTCGGTCGCGCTGACCACGCTGGCCCTGTCCGCGCCAGCAGCGCAGGCGGGCTGGCCGCAGTCGCTCGGCAGCCTCGGCAACGACCAGGTCGTGGTCGTCAAGAACTCGCCCAGCGGCGACCTCTACGTCGCCGGACATTTCTCCGGATCGATGGAATTGGGCAGCACCACCCTGGTGGCGCAGGGCCTGCAGGACGTGTTCATCGCGCGCGTCGGTTCCGCCGGCAACATCGTCTGGGCGCGCAGTGCCGGCGGCGCCTCGATGGACTCGGTGCGCGACATCGCGCTCGACACGGCCAACAACGTCTACCTGGTCGGTCAGTATTTCCAGAACGCCAGTTTCGGCGGCACCAGCATCGGCAGTTCGCCGAACTACGATGGTTATGTCGCCAAGATCAATACCGTCGGTGCCTGGCAATGGGCGCGCAGCATCGGCGGCGGCGGTACCGACATCGCCACCGGCGTCGTCACCGCGCCCGGTGATGGCTCGCAGATCCCGCCGGTGCCGGAATCCGCCGTCATCGTCGGCAGTTATTTCTGCTCGGCCACGTTCGCCGGACCGGCCAGCACGTCGCTCAACAACGGGCGCTGTGCCCTCGGCAACCGCGATCTGTTCGTGGCCCGTATCACCGCCAGCGGCGACTGGGTCTGGGCGCGCGACCGCGGCGCTGGCGCCAGCGGTTTCGACAGTGCCAGCCATGTCGCCATCGACAGCGACAATCGCGTCTACGTGGTCGGCGCCAGTCCGGCCGGCGGCGCCCAGGACGTGCTGGTCGACGACTTCAACGGCGGCGTGCTCACGGCCAACTGGACGCGTTCCGATGCGAGCCTGGCCGGCGTCGTTTCCGATCCCGGTTACTTCAACGGCACGCCCAATCTCGGCTTGCATGGCAGCCCGAATACCGTGTCCTCGGCGGCGCTCGACATGTCGGCCGCGCAGGCGGTGATCGTCGGGCTGGACGTGTTCCGGGGGGCAAACTGCTCGTTCTTTTGTATCGGCGTGACCGAATACCCCGATGGCGGCGAAAACTTCGAGGTGCAGTACCTCGACAAGAACTTGGTCTGGCGCACCCTCGAGACGTTTTATGGCGGTGGCGCCTCGGCCCAGCGTTTCGACCGGACCGGCGCGGCCGCCTACGTGCTCGGCAGCGACGCGTTCCACAGCGGCTTCCAGGTGCGCTTCCGGCATCTCGGCGGCAGTGGCGGCAATTTCGACTGGTTCCACGTCGACAACGTGCGCATCCAGAGAGTCGCCGCCGACCAATCCTTCCTCTTCAATGTCGCCAATGTCATCAGCGCCGCACCGACTCTCGGCGGCGCAACGACCTTGCCGGCCGTGTTCGCGGTCAGCGGCATCGCGCTCGACAGCAGCAACATCAACGACCGTCGCCTGTTGTTGCATGGCTCGCGCAGCAGCAGCATCAGTCTCGCCTGCGGTTCGGTCACGGGCACCGGCACCTATGTCCTGAGCATGGCCGTGGGTGCGGCGACACCGAGTTGCGTCTGGGCCAAGGGGTCGGTCAGCGGCGGTGACGGGCGTGGTGTCGCGGTCGACGCCAGCGGGCGCGTTTACCTCACCGGTGGCTTCAGCGGCACGGCGACCTTCTTCAATGGCACCGGCGGTGCATTGACCGCGAATGCCGGCGGCAGCGACATCTTCATCGCCTCGATGGATCGCGGCGGGCAATGGCGCTGGGTCACCGGCGGCAAGGTCGACAGCGTGCCCGCTTCCGGGCATTCCGGCGCGCGCCGGCGGTGGTGGCAGTGATGCCGGTCTCGCGATCGGCACCGATGGCGTCGGCACCGTCTATGTCGGCGGCCGCTTCCAGGCCGTGGCCGACATCGGCATCCATGACACGCTGACCGCGCTCGGCGGCGATGACGGCTTCCTGCTCAATCTCGGCACCGACGGCCGCTTCTTCCAGGAAGAATCCTGGCCGGCCGGTGTGGCGCTGATTCCGCCACCGAACGCGAAGGACGACGATCTCGCCTTCATCCCCGACTTCCTGCGCAACGGCGTGCCCTTCAATGCCATCGCCGCCAAGGTGTTCAGCTGGACCCGCGTCAACGCGCCGGGCCAGAAGGCGCAACTGATCCCGCTGCAGCCGTCGGAATCGATCGAAGTGCGCTGGCGCGTGATCGGCCAGCCGCTGGAGTCGACTGCTCGGGTCACCAGCCTCGGCAGCGTGGTGTGGCCGTCTGCAGCCTGCGCCGACAGCCAGCAGAACGACTGCTACCAGGTCCATGTCGTGGGCGCACCAGTGAACGCCGAGCCCGCCGCCGGCGACTACAAGATTCTCGAGCTGATCAATCCGGACAGCGGCTCCAGCACCGCGACGGTGAACTCCGGCCTGTTCAACGCGCAGCGCGCCGGCACCAGTGTCATCGTCTACATCAATGGCCCGACCCTGGACCCGAACACCTATCCGACCCGGGTCGCGATCGTGCGCTCCCTGCCGTATGGCTCGGTGCCGCTGTTCGTCGACAACGTGGCGGCCGAGATCGGCCAACGCATCATCGATGCCCACCACAACGAGCCGAACCGTACCGGTTACGTGGTCAATGAACTGGCCTATTACGACGGTGCCGGCGGCGACGCGGCGTATTCGCGCAGTGCCCGCACCGGCGCCATCGTGCCGGTCAATCGCTACAGCAGCGCCCGCCCGCAGGAGCAGGGACGCGATCTCGTCGTGGCCTGGTACCACCTCAAGGCCAAGGGCGTGTATTGGGCCGAGAAGGCGGTGCGCTACACGCCGCACTGGCCGTTCGATCCGGACCGCATCATCGTCGCCAGCCAGCAGGGCGGGGAAGTCCTGGGCCAGCAGCCACTCGATCCGCTGCAGTTCCCGTCGGCCAAGATCTACATCCAGAACGATCCAGCCCAGCCGGGTTTCAATCCGAACGACGAACATGCGCTGATGGCGCCGTCGTCGACCGGCACCGGAGTCGATGCCGTGTTCGCATTGCGCTCGGATTTCGGCGGCGGCATCAGCGGCGACGAAGCGGCCTCGTCCGATCCCTACGTGCTGGTGAAGTATTTCCACACGGCCAGCGCGCTCTGGAAGTTCCGCGTCTATCGCGTGCTTGCCACCGGTGCCGGGTTCGATGCCTTCCGTTTCCCCGGCGTGGCCGGCACGACGGTGTCGCCCCCGTATCCGGTGCGTTTGTTGCCCGGTTGTTCCGATACCTACGTGCTCGGACAGGCCGTCGGCGAGCCGCCCCGCCCTTCTTTCAGGACTACAAGAACCAGCTCTGGGCCAAGTCCGCCGGCAGCGGTTCGGTGCATTACTACTATCCGGCGCAGGCGGGATTCTTCGTCGACCTCGATCTGAACGACATCAACGACATCGCGACCGGCGCCTGCGTGCCGTGGCTGGCGCGGCTGCCGGCGGACCAGGGCGGTACCGCATCGCCGCTGGATCCGATCAAGGTCGACTACGACATCAGCTGGCCGGAGTCGGTGCCGCAACTGGTCAGTGGCGAAACCCTGCTGACGCCAAAGCGCGGCCTGCCGGACATCCTCAATCAGGCCGCGGTCGAAGTGGTCTATGACGACATCCAGGACACGGTGCCGGACGCCTTGCCGAGCGAGACGCTGGCGCAGTTGCTCGACCCGCTGAACCCGCGCTTCGTGCGGCTCAATTCGGTGCCGTCCGCGATCGCGACCGAGTTCCAGACCGACGGCACCGACGCCATCCTCAGTTCGGCCGATGGCGTGATCAAGCTGCCGGCGTCGGTGCGCCAGCGCATCCGCTTCGAACCGATCAACAAGCGGCTGGTGCTCAAGGGCATCCTCGACGAAAGCGGCGTCGGCGAACCCTTCGTGCTGCTCAACGTGTTGTCGAAGCGCGATCGCATCGCCCTGAAGAAACTCAATGGCGGCGACGGCAACGAGGAAAGCGGCTACACCGGCACCTGCGCCGCACTCGGCTGCACCTGGGACCAGGCGGTCGAAGCGCTGTTCCGCAAGTCGCGCAATCCGCAGGGCATCAGCGGCATCTGCGTGCAGTCGCACCTGAACGAGCAGCGGCAGCGCATCTGCGACCAGTCGCGTGCGGTCACGCCGGATGACGTGCTGATCGGCTATCAGGACGAGAACGGCGACAAGGTGCTGGAACCGTTCCAGGCGACCGGCGTCCGTGCCGCCCTGTCGGCCGGCCTCTCGCAAGGCAGCGGTTACATGACCGTCGCGTTCAACAACGACGCGTCGCTGAATCCGCTTCCGGTCAGCCTCGAGGTGATCAAGGTCGGCTGTCTGACCTCGCCGCCGCCGCCGGCCACGCCGACGCTGGTGAAGAGTTATCAGGGACAGATCAACGTGATCTCGCCCGACAACATCTTCGACGAGCAGCTCGTGCTGCGACACAGCGGCGACTTCGGTGGCAATCCGGATGCGCTCGAATTCGAATGGTTCTATCACCCGGACGGGGGTGAAGGTCCGCCGATGCCCTTGCCCGATCCGGCTACCGGCCAGCTCAACGGCTGGATCCAGGTGCCCGTCGCGAATCCGCAGGGTCAGGTCGAAATCAGCATCGAAGGCGCGAACATCCAGCCCCTGTCCGACAACTGGTATCTGGTGCGCTACCGTGTCCTGCCGACTTGCGACAACGCCAGTCAGTGGAGTCTGTGGGCCCGGCCAGCCGGGCGGCACGCCGGCCAACCAGGCCGCGCAGCTCGCGGAAGGCTGGGTCAAGCGCGTGCTCGATCGCCTCAACCCTTACGAGGCGCGGGTGCAGGATTTCGGTCAGGCGGCGACCAACAACTACGCCAGCATGCTGATCCAGCTGGGTGAGCGCTACGAAGGTCCGATCGCGCTGAACAACGATCCGAACAACCTCAACAACGTCGGCCTGATCGAGGCCTATTCGACGGTGTTGCGGCGCGCGATGCAGCTCTCGGTCGGCTCGACGCCGCCGGTCGATTACGGCCCGGCGAATGCCGCGATCCTGCTGGTCGCCTCGCGTCTGGTCGAGTTCTACACCCTGCTCGGCAACGAGGCCTATGCCGACGCCCAGGATCCGACCATCGGCATCACCACCAGCGACGGCAGCTTCTCGCTGGCGCCGAGCATCTTCAACTTCCAGAACCAGGTCGACGGACTGCTCGGCGAAGAGCTGGTCCTGCTGCGCGGCCGCGACAACAGCAATGGACCGATCGCCGCGCGTCCGGTCTACAACCGCTTCTTCTGGAACTTCACCACCGGCGACGGCGAAGTGGCCTACGCGCTGAGCTACAACGTCTCCGACCAGAACGACAGCGGCGTTATCGACGAGAGCGATGCCCGGATCATGTTCCCGCAGGGCCACGGCGATGCGTGGGGCCACTACCTCACCGCGACGACGACCTATTACGAATTGCTGCGGCATCCGTTCTTCTCGTGGAATCCGCAGACCGAATCGGTCTCGGTGGCCGGCGCGCCGATCCAGGTCGATTTCATGGACGAACGCCAGTTCGCGGAAACCGCTGCCGCCAAGGCCCGCACCGGCGCCGAGATCGTCGATCTGACCTATCGCTCGGCCTACGTCGATGATCCGAACGGACAGTGGCAAGGCTACGAAGACACCAATGACCAGCGCAGCTGGGGGCTGTCGGAATGGGGCCGCCGCGGCGGCATGGGTGCCTATTTCGACTGGGCGACGGCGAACGCCATCCTGCCCGACGAGGACCCCGATCCGGCCCATGTCGGCATCAAGCGCATCGATCGCAAGACAGTGACCGAGATCGACGAGATCGCGGCGCACTATGCCTCGATCCAGGGACAGGTCGACAAGGCCGACGCCGGACTGAATCCGCTCGGTCTTGCCCGCGGCGTGGTGCCGTTCGACATCGATCCCTCGCAACTGCTCAACGAGAACAAGACCCAGTTCGAACAGGTCTACGAGCGTGCGATGGCCGCGCTCGACAACGTGCTGCAGGTCTGGGACTTCGCCAACC
This window encodes:
- a CDS encoding peptidyl-prolyl cis-trans isomerase; this translates as MMWVRHLLDQVLTNQYLQRTLRTQQQAIKISEEEVRAHYDAHAADYVVPARRRVAMVQIQVPADASDEIWANALERGEQALAKARKPGPNVPHFGEIAREYSQDQASRYRGGMIGWISEGQKARYRYDPVVLDAALSAAKAGDFAPVLRGKDAVYLVRVVDIEPQRERQFDQLATGIQQRLMQERLAATEAAFRKDLLKRTRVQVRESELERIDPLAPPAEQQPPQPPAMPNQ